In the genome of Paenibacillus pabuli, the window TGTCTTTATTTCTTCCACATATACTTTCCCTTCAAATATTGATCCCAAATTCTGTTCTAGTAAGTTATGAAGTATATGTTCTTCAGGTAAATCCGGATCGATTGCTCTATCACTTAATAATTCTTCGAATGCCATCATGTCGTTCCCTCTAAAATATGCTTTCTTTCCTGATATGAGATCCGTTAAAGTGTATTGATCCAGTTCCTTGACTATTATAATTTCCGGATTCAATTTAAAGTACATCGACTCACCACCTACTCTCTTATTTCCATGAACAGATTTGGATTAGTCTCCATGATTGAATAATAAGTAGACAAAGAATTTAGAATACCCTCCCTAAATTTCCTGCAAAAATTTTCCTTAAGTTTAAAGCCATTACCATCTGTTTCCGTTGTAACATAGCACAGATTACATATGTTCTTCAGGTTGCAATTATTACATTCACTGAGGCTTTCAAAAAACTGGTTCATATATTTAGCCTGCATTGAGAAGTCCAAACCTGTATTGACATCTCCAACAGGATAATGCGGATTAATCTTTTCACACATGTGAAACTTCCCATCAGAGTCTACAGCAAGTTTATGAATACCTGGTATACAACCTCCTCGCATGAGATTATCGTTGTAGGCGAGATTCATCATCGGTTCAAATATAATACTTTTCAATATAGTTTTTGAAAAATTTGTTGCCTCAGATTCAAACCTTTCACACTTACTAGCTTCAATCAAATCTCTAATGAATCGCTCTCTTTCTTTCAGATGACTCTGGTCTGACTGGGATACTCCATTATAGTACTCAGTATTTAAATCACTTACCCTATTAACTCTCTGAATGCGGATATCCATTTCTTTGTTTTCTTCAAAAAAATCATCCAATTGTTTAAAATGAGTCAAATTGTCAAAAGTAACTAGAATTCCATAAGGGAGTGGTGTATCTCCTTTGTCTAAGTATTCTCTATACATTTTCTCTAATAAATTCAATTTTTTGAAGACCAAATCAAAGGTTCCCTTATTGTTAAGCGTAACTCTATTCCTATCATGATTTTCACGATCACCATCTAAACTAACTGATATTGAAAAATTATTCTCCAACATATAACGTATCTTGGACTCAGTTAGCAAGGAAGCGTTTGTTGTTAACGAGAAGTTAATATTCTTAAAAAATTCCGTATATTTATTTCGCACATATTCAACAGTTCCTTTCATTAATTCCCAATTTAACAGTGGTTCTCCTCCATAGAATCCGAGAGAAATACTTAGATTGGGGTTATTTTGAATACTCTTTAGATTTACATGCATAAAATAATCCACTGCTTTGAAGGCAGTAGAAGAGTCCATAAACTTATTTGAATAGCCTTTTGTAAAAAGGTAATGGTCAGAGTAGATACAATACTTACATCTTAAATTACAGGAATCTGTAACTATAAGACATAAATGGGCAATTCCCTCTGTCTCCAGTTTGTTTTCAATGTATGCTTTGTCTATGTAAGGCATGTGAAAATCCGTTTGAAATAGATTGTACTTCTTAATTTTAGCCAGCAGGCTTTTGAGGTTATTATGAAGAAAGTACGAATTCTCAACTTGAGATCCACAATCTATCCTTTGCAAAAAATCTTTTTCTTTTTGTTGTAAAGGTATTACAATTCTCGTGCTGTTATCAAAACAATAATGAGCACTCTCTGTTTTAAAAAGTAGCGGTTTAGATAGAAATGTAATCATCTATGCTCCTCCTTTAAGACAATCATGAAAAGGAACGCCGGGCCCACAACGTTCCTACACCTCCATATTACATGCTAAAAAATCTTGCTTCCCCTGCAGCAAAGCCAAACACATCTGCAACCGGCGATACTAGGTCAGCAGCACAAGCTGCTGCACAGGTACCTACACACTTCACTTGACAAAATAATACAGCCACACTTAACACTCCTCTCATTTTATTTAATATAAGTAAATTTAATCAAGGAAATTGCAATTTCTGGTTATAATTTTACAACCAACCATTCACTTGAACTATGATATTTTTTACATTTTATCAATTATAATCAATAGAATACAAAAAAATGGCCCTCATGGATTTAAGAGCCATTTTTTTGTTCATTATTTTAGTTAATCGGCAAAATAATCTTCAGGGACATAGCGAATCTCCGAGTTCGCATAGATGGTTAATGTGTGGCTTGGGCCGTCATACTGCACCTGGTCTCCCTGAACGTAATACCAGTGCTTCACAAGGGGCTGATCCTTTCGTTGTACAAAGCGGAACACGTTCAGTTCGTGTCTAAGCGCCATAATATTATCTATCGCTTCCTGATCCAGACCTGTAACGATAAACATAAAGCCTGTGCCCTCTTTCTGATAGCGATAGGACAGCGAATCGGATTTGCTGTTCGCCAGCCCTCGTCCAGTCACCGCATGCTTTATCATAAACCATTCCTGCTGCGTCATAGCGTACATCCTCCTTTGTTCTTGGAGTTTCTCTCGATTTCGGGTACTTAAGGTAAGTCGATCAACATATAGAATGCATTCTCGCTCGCTTCCAGCCTCATGGATGTGGTCTGTTCCACACGAGCCGTGTCACCTTCATTCAATGAATGCTCACCGTTCAAGCCAAGCTTGCCTTCAATGGTAAAAATGTACATGCGGCGATCATTGGCCTGCTCATATGTTAAAGCTTCACCTTTAGCCAAGCGACCAAGATAGATCGTCATATCCTGATGGATGGATGCAATACGCGGCCCACCTTCAGGGGATACCACGGGTACAAGCGCTCCCGCGAGTGCATCTGGATCAAACGAAGTCGTCTCGTAAGACGGCTCAAGCCCTTTCGTATGAGGCATGAACCAGAGCTGTAATATACGTACTTCTTCAGAATCGGAGGCATTGTGTTCGGTATGAATCATGCCACTGCCTGCTGACATGCGCTGAATTCCCCCGAATGATGTAACAGCCACATTGCCCAAGTTATCTTCATGACGCAATTTCCCGTTCAGTACGATGGACACAATCTCCATATCACTATGCGGGTGTGCTCCGAAACCACGACCCGGGGCAATTACATCGTCGTTGGCGACCCGCATGGGCCCAAACGCAGTATTCTCCGGGTCCTGGTATTCACCAAAGGAAAAGCTGTGACTGCCGCGCAGCCAGCCCCGATCGAAGCTGGAGCGGGCATCGGCTGGAATGACATTAATCATAAAAGTGCATCCTCCTCAGTTTCTAATTGATTGGTCCTGTTGATTACTCTTATTGAGCGCTCTTAGTGAATGCTCTTATTTTTTCTCAGTAGCGTACTTATTCTCATTGTACCAAAAGCATAGCGAGTCGTCCAAATGAAAAAGCCCTTTCCCGATCAGTTCGGTTCGCGAGTGTAATTCCCGTGCCGGACTGGCCTGAAAAGGGCCCGTTGCAGGTTAAACCTGCACCTCTATTCTTTTGCTTCTTATCGCTAGCGACCTATGCTTAAGATAATTGTATCAAGCACTCACATTCTGGCGAGCGTTCCCTTGTCTGGAGAACAAATGATCCACCGCCAGAAAACGACTGCCTGTAAACAACAACGTCAATGAACCCGCAAGGAGCATGTAATCCAGCTCTGTACCATTGAGGAAAGGCGCTCCCGCTTTTGCAGTGAGCAGGGCACCAGCCATCACTGCGATAAACAGTGCTGCAAATACACGTGTTCCCAATCCCAGAATCATTGCTGTGCCACCCGCCAGCTCAATGATGGCTACAACCGATGCCAGAAATCCGGGAACGCCGATACTTTCGAAGAAACCCACTGTACCGCTAATTCCACCTTCAAATTTGCTCCACCCGTGTAATACAAAAATAAGTCCGATCATGATCCTCGAGAAAAACAAGCCAATCTCCACACTTCTATTCATATTCATCATCCTCCTTGGAGTTTAAGTTCAACGTTCAATTTCACCCAATTGACCAAACGAACAAGACAGACAGCAGCAGGATCACTGTGGCAGAAATGAACACCGCAT includes:
- a CDS encoding radical SAM protein, encoding MITFLSKPLLFKTESAHYCFDNSTRIVIPLQQKEKDFLQRIDCGSQVENSYFLHNNLKSLLAKIKKYNLFQTDFHMPYIDKAYIENKLETEGIAHLCLIVTDSCNLRCKYCIYSDHYLFTKGYSNKFMDSSTAFKAVDYFMHVNLKSIQNNPNLSISLGFYGGEPLLNWELMKGTVEYVRNKYTEFFKNINFSLTTNASLLTESKIRYMLENNFSISVSLDGDRENHDRNRVTLNNKGTFDLVFKKLNLLEKMYREYLDKGDTPLPYGILVTFDNLTHFKQLDDFFEENKEMDIRIQRVNRVSDLNTEYYNGVSQSDQSHLKERERFIRDLIEASKCERFESEATNFSKTILKSIIFEPMMNLAYNDNLMRGGCIPGIHKLAVDSDGKFHMCEKINPHYPVGDVNTGLDFSMQAKYMNQFFESLSECNNCNLKNICNLCYVTTETDGNGFKLKENFCRKFREGILNSLSTYYSIMETNPNLFMEIRE
- a CDS encoding huazacin family RiPP peptide, which translates into the protein MRGVLSVAVLFCQVKCVGTCAAACAADLVSPVADVFGFAAGEARFFSM
- a CDS encoding pirin family protein, with amino-acid sequence MINVIPADARSSFDRGWLRGSHSFSFGEYQDPENTAFGPMRVANDDVIAPGRGFGAHPHSDMEIVSIVLNGKLRHEDNLGNVAVTSFGGIQRMSAGSGMIHTEHNASDSEEVRILQLWFMPHTKGLEPSYETTSFDPDALAGALVPVVSPEGGPRIASIHQDMTIYLGRLAKGEALTYEQANDRRMYIFTIEGKLGLNGEHSLNEGDTARVEQTTSMRLEASENAFYMLIDLP
- a CDS encoding DoxX family protein, which gives rise to MNRSVEIGLFFSRIMIGLIFVLHGWSKFEGGISGTVGFFESIGVPGFLASVVAIIELAGGTAMILGLGTRVFAALFIAVMAGALLTAKAGAPFLNGTELDYMLLAGSLTLLFTGSRFLAVDHLFSRQGNARQNVSA